Proteins from a genomic interval of Elusimicrobiota bacterium:
- the glgC_3 gene encoding Glucose-1-phosphate adenylyltransferase, with translation MKAIILAGGFGTRLRPLTINLPKPMAPVVNQPMMEHVVRLCEKHGFNDLLCMLHYSPDVITRHFESGKNWDVHMSYLRPEVDLGTAGCIRFAAETEEHKNLSREPFMIISGDVLTDFDLTKAWEYHKQTKAAATIVLTRTKNPLQYGVVITDGEGKIVRFLEKPTWGEVFSDTINTGIYILNPEVVKLIPEDEEFDFSKNLFPKMMKQGLPIFGYVAEGYWKDVGDLTEYRNAHMDVLEEKVKVKVLGAPLKDNPTVMVGENCEIEPGVRFQGHVILGKGVHIGRDAEISQSVIGNYVRIGSGASLRKSVVWDRTLILPETDLREAIVGRGVRIGQRARIEVGAVVASRCEIGADAILKPSVKMWPEKTLEEGAVLSSSLVWGERWTKQLFGDAGITGLANIEVTPEFAAKLGAAYGALLGPGAYVITSRDAHKASRLLKRALISGLLSQGVRVGDLRMVPVPIVRYEMGKEGESGGVHVRLSPFDARMVDIRIFDRDGNDLPISKEKAIEQLFMREDFKRSSVQDVGEISVPPRVQEYYRTGFLKNINASTLRHRRFKVVIDYSHSAASQILPDLLGELGIESVAINAHTSNAHVTRTEAEFQRSLHELSEIVTTLKADAGFLIDNGAEKLFIVNEKGHIISSEEALVLVGMLVLQTRTQDVIAYPVRGTSLLEQLAITKGATVLRTPINPRHLLDYARRPNMGYVGDAEGGFIFPKFHPAFDAMYAVAHILEMLAELNTSLATFWSQYAQPIYLSHRRVPCSWGKKGQVMRLAQTVQEGQRIELLDGVKIHFQDGWVLVLPDGNEAYCHLWVEGKTEDVAKKYLENFSKKVQDWQKVGDENSLKEAKAKPS, from the coding sequence GTGAAAGCCATCATTCTGGCGGGAGGTTTCGGCACGCGTCTGAGGCCACTCACCATCAACCTTCCCAAGCCCATGGCTCCTGTTGTGAACCAGCCGATGATGGAGCATGTGGTTCGACTGTGCGAAAAGCATGGATTTAACGATCTGTTATGCATGCTGCATTATTCGCCCGACGTCATTACGCGGCATTTTGAAAGTGGCAAAAACTGGGATGTTCACATGTCATATTTGCGGCCTGAAGTTGATTTGGGAACAGCCGGTTGTATTAGGTTTGCCGCTGAAACAGAAGAGCATAAAAATTTGTCGAGAGAACCCTTCATGATTATTTCGGGGGATGTCCTGACCGATTTTGATCTCACCAAAGCTTGGGAATATCACAAACAAACGAAAGCCGCCGCGACCATTGTGCTGACCCGAACCAAAAACCCGCTTCAATATGGGGTGGTGATTACAGATGGTGAAGGAAAAATAGTCCGTTTTCTCGAGAAACCCACGTGGGGAGAAGTGTTTTCAGACACGATCAACACAGGTATTTATATTTTAAATCCCGAGGTCGTTAAACTCATTCCCGAAGATGAAGAATTCGATTTTTCGAAAAATTTATTCCCCAAGATGATGAAACAAGGCCTCCCCATTTTCGGCTATGTGGCCGAGGGATATTGGAAAGATGTGGGAGACTTGACCGAATATCGGAACGCACACATGGACGTATTGGAAGAAAAGGTCAAGGTGAAGGTATTGGGGGCTCCGCTCAAAGATAATCCGACAGTGATGGTCGGAGAAAATTGCGAGATAGAGCCGGGGGTACGGTTTCAAGGACATGTGATTTTGGGGAAAGGGGTTCACATCGGGAGAGATGCGGAAATTTCCCAATCCGTTATTGGAAACTATGTGCGAATTGGGTCAGGGGCCAGCCTTCGAAAGTCTGTGGTGTGGGACCGGACCCTGATTCTGCCGGAAACAGATCTTCGGGAAGCCATTGTGGGACGAGGTGTGCGTATTGGTCAGCGGGCCCGTATCGAAGTGGGGGCGGTGGTGGCCAGCCGATGCGAAATTGGGGCCGATGCGATTCTGAAACCCTCGGTCAAAATGTGGCCGGAAAAAACATTGGAAGAAGGAGCTGTTCTCTCCAGCTCTCTCGTGTGGGGAGAGCGATGGACCAAACAGCTTTTTGGGGACGCCGGGATCACCGGTTTGGCCAATATTGAAGTGACGCCTGAGTTCGCCGCCAAGTTGGGAGCGGCTTATGGCGCTCTCTTGGGGCCTGGCGCCTATGTCATTACCTCACGGGACGCGCACAAAGCCAGTCGGTTGCTTAAACGAGCTCTCATCTCCGGGCTTCTTTCTCAAGGGGTTCGGGTCGGCGATCTACGAATGGTTCCTGTTCCCATTGTCCGATATGAAATGGGCAAGGAAGGAGAGTCCGGAGGTGTGCATGTGAGGTTGTCCCCGTTTGATGCTCGCATGGTTGATATTCGAATTTTTGACCGAGATGGAAACGATTTGCCCATTTCGAAAGAAAAGGCCATCGAGCAACTTTTCATGCGAGAAGATTTCAAGCGTTCTTCTGTCCAAGATGTGGGAGAAATTTCAGTCCCACCGCGGGTTCAAGAATATTACCGAACGGGTTTTTTGAAAAACATCAACGCCTCGACGCTTCGCCATCGGAGATTTAAAGTCGTTATCGACTATTCTCATTCGGCCGCTTCTCAAATATTGCCGGATTTGTTGGGTGAGTTGGGAATTGAATCGGTGGCCATCAATGCTCACACCTCCAATGCGCATGTCACGCGAACCGAAGCGGAATTTCAACGATCTCTCCATGAGCTTTCCGAAATCGTCACAACTCTCAAGGCGGATGCGGGTTTTCTTATCGACAATGGAGCGGAAAAATTATTTATCGTGAATGAGAAAGGACACATCATTTCCTCTGAAGAGGCGTTGGTCCTTGTGGGCATGTTGGTGTTGCAGACACGGACCCAAGACGTGATCGCCTACCCCGTTCGCGGCACGTCTCTCTTGGAGCAATTGGCCATCACCAAAGGAGCCACAGTTCTCCGAACCCCCATCAATCCGCGACATTTGTTGGATTATGCCAGGCGGCCCAATATGGGCTATGTGGGAGACGCGGAGGGAGGATTTATTTTCCCCAAATTTCATCCCGCCTTTGATGCCATGTATGCGGTGGCACATATTCTTGAAATGTTGGCAGAACTCAACACGTCCTTGGCGACTTTCTGGAGCCAATATGCCCAACCCATTTATCTGTCCCATCGGAGAGTTCCTTGTTCTTGGGGGAAAAAAGGACAAGTGATGCGTTTGGCCCAAACCGTTCAAGAGGGACAGCGAATTGAATTGCTGGATGGCGTCAAAATTCATTTTCAAGACGGATGGGTGTTGGTTTTGCCCGATGGGAACGAAGCTTATTGCCATTTATGGGTCGAGGGAAAAACAGAAGATGTGGCCAAAAAATATTTAGAGAACTTCTCCAAAAAAGTTCAAGACTGGCAGAAAGTGGGAGATGAGAATTCCCTGAAAGAAGCCAAAGCAAAACCATCATGA
- the rimO gene encoding Ribosomal protein S12 methylthiotransferase RimO — protein MKKVSIITLGCAKNTNDTENLSGLLKKQGYEVEKDASLADAIVIHTCSFIEAAKKESIQTILDAAKLKGEKKKLYVTGCMVQQHGKEMMTELPEVDAFLGTGQLAQIPDLLKNPRQRFLDRTNPGGLTDPDAERELSNEGPTANLRLSEGCSHPCSFCVIPKLRGGLQSRPEEKILEEARQLVRRGIEEIVIIGQDTGDYGRDLTQEYRLPALLRKIRDIKGLRWVRLMYMHPHSFSKELMDVFSESPEIFPYLDMPLQHIDNNLLIDMKRKLEEGDLRRLLDNLHVRLPNLSLRTTFIVGYPGETDEQFTKLNDFVNEGHFNYMGAFTYSKEENTPAALKQNQIPEDIKQERLEALMSTQYNVAHFKAQKRLGSVETVIIEDEGEGSLWGRTPQEAPEIDAVVRLPHTAARKGRFIKAQLTHYDAYEYTAKPV, from the coding sequence ATGAAAAAGGTATCCATCATCACTCTGGGTTGCGCGAAAAACACGAATGACACTGAGAACCTGTCGGGCCTCTTAAAAAAACAAGGCTATGAAGTTGAAAAAGACGCTTCGCTCGCCGACGCGATTGTGATCCACACCTGCTCCTTCATTGAAGCGGCCAAAAAGGAATCCATACAAACCATCTTGGATGCGGCCAAACTGAAAGGGGAAAAAAAGAAACTTTATGTGACGGGGTGTATGGTCCAACAACATGGAAAGGAAATGATGACCGAACTTCCCGAGGTGGACGCGTTCTTGGGAACAGGGCAATTGGCCCAAATCCCGGACCTTCTCAAAAACCCCCGTCAACGGTTTTTGGACCGCACCAATCCCGGAGGACTCACCGACCCCGACGCTGAGCGAGAACTCTCAAATGAGGGGCCCACTGCCAATCTCAGATTATCTGAAGGCTGCAGCCATCCTTGTTCATTCTGTGTGATCCCAAAGTTGCGCGGCGGATTGCAAAGCCGACCAGAAGAAAAAATATTAGAAGAGGCCCGCCAGCTGGTTCGACGCGGAATCGAAGAAATTGTGATCATCGGCCAAGACACCGGCGACTATGGACGGGACCTGACTCAAGAATACCGCCTCCCCGCCTTGCTTCGGAAAATACGAGACATCAAAGGTCTTCGATGGGTACGTCTCATGTATATGCATCCCCATTCCTTCTCCAAAGAATTGATGGACGTATTTTCGGAGTCTCCTGAAATTTTCCCCTACTTGGATATGCCGCTGCAGCATATCGACAACAACTTGCTGATCGATATGAAAAGAAAATTGGAGGAAGGCGACTTACGCCGGCTATTGGACAACCTCCACGTTCGGCTTCCGAATTTAAGTTTGCGAACCACTTTCATCGTGGGATATCCCGGAGAAACCGACGAACAATTCACCAAACTCAATGATTTTGTCAACGAAGGTCATTTTAATTACATGGGCGCGTTCACCTATTCCAAAGAAGAGAACACCCCCGCTGCCCTTAAACAAAATCAAATACCTGAAGACATCAAACAAGAACGACTTGAAGCGCTCATGTCAACGCAATACAACGTCGCTCATTTCAAAGCCCAGAAACGGCTGGGAAGTGTGGAAACGGTCATCATTGAGGATGAGGGAGAGGGAAGTCTATGGGGTCGAACCCCGCAAGAAGCGCCGGAAATTGACGCGGTGGTGCGGCTTCCACATACAGCCGCCAGAAAAGGCCGGTTCATCAAAGCCCAACTCACCCACTACGACGCCTACGAATACACCGCAAAACCGGTGTGA